A window of the Cynocephalus volans isolate mCynVol1 chromosome 10, mCynVol1.pri, whole genome shotgun sequence genome harbors these coding sequences:
- the LOC134389487 gene encoding major allergen I polypeptide chain 2-like isoform X1, with protein MGYALQAPLGGHVYSQEKGVGWSHGESRRGPGISSLKVEACPIFYGAFGALAIGSSLLLNTTLDLVNATEPEEASFGKIQDCYNEAGLVSKGLDLIVLLSITGSKECITQSLDSLKEDIKSSISN; from the exons ATGGGATATGCCCTTCAAGCCCCCCTTGGGGGCCATGTTTACAGCCAGGAGAAGGGAGTAGGCTGGAGCCACGGAGAATCAAGAAGGGGCCCAGGAATTAGCTCCCTTAAGG TGGAAGCTTGCCCTATTTTTTATGGAGCCTTTGGTGCACTGGCTATTGGAAGCAGCCTACTGTTGAACACCACCCTTGATTTGGTCAATGCTACTGAACCAGAAGAGGCAAGCTTTGGAAAAATCCAAGATTGCTACAATGAGGCGGGGCTTGTGTCCAAAGGCTTGGATCTAATTGTCCTG CTCTCCATCACCGGCAGCAAAGAGTGTATCACCCAATCCCTGGACTCGCTGAAGGAGGATATTAAATCAAGCATTTCCAACTGA
- the LOC134389487 gene encoding major allergen I polypeptide chain 2-like isoform X2, producing the protein MKGTLLVLALLVTRELGFQMVEACPIFYGAFGALAIGSSLLLNTTLDLVNATEPEEASFGKIQDCYNEAGLVSKGLDLIVLLSITGSKECITQSLDSLKEDIKSSISN; encoded by the exons ATGAAGGGGACACTGCTTGTGCTGGCCTTGCTGGTGACCAGAGAGCTGGGCTTTCAAATGG TGGAAGCTTGCCCTATTTTTTATGGAGCCTTTGGTGCACTGGCTATTGGAAGCAGCCTACTGTTGAACACCACCCTTGATTTGGTCAATGCTACTGAACCAGAAGAGGCAAGCTTTGGAAAAATCCAAGATTGCTACAATGAGGCGGGGCTTGTGTCCAAAGGCTTGGATCTAATTGTCCTG CTCTCCATCACCGGCAGCAAAGAGTGTATCACCCAATCCCTGGACTCGCTGAAGGAGGATATTAAATCAAGCATTTCCAACTGA